A part of Sinorhizobium chiapasense genomic DNA contains:
- a CDS encoding cbb3-type cytochrome c oxidase subunit 3 — METYTLMRHFADSWGLVAMMVFFLGVVAFIFRPGAKKAADQAAFIPLKED, encoded by the coding sequence ATGGAAACCTACACGCTCATGCGTCATTTCGCCGACAGCTGGGGCCTCGTCGCCATGATGGTCTTCTTCCTCGGCGTCGTCGCTTTCATCTTCCGGCCGGGCGCCAAGAAGGCCGCCGATCAGGCCGCCTTTATCCCTCTGAAGGAGGACTGA
- the ccoO gene encoding cytochrome-c oxidase, cbb3-type subunit II, which yields MSILDKHAILERNATLLLVGSLLVVSIGGIVEIAPLFYLENTIEKVEGMRPYSPLELAGRDIYVREGCYVCHSQMIRPFRDEVERYGHYSLAAESMYDHPFQWGSKRTGPDLARVGDRYSNEWHVQHMIEPRSVVPESVMPSYAFLKETPLEVTNVAMNLKANLAVGVPYTDEMIDNAAADLKAQADPNADTSGIEARYPKAKLGDFDGDAQRLTEMDALIAYLQMLGTLVDFSTYDDTTGYR from the coding sequence GTGTCCATTCTCGACAAACACGCCATACTCGAACGCAACGCCACGCTCCTCCTGGTCGGCTCGCTGCTCGTCGTCTCGATCGGCGGCATCGTGGAGATCGCGCCGCTCTTCTATCTCGAAAACACCATCGAGAAGGTCGAAGGCATGCGGCCCTATTCACCGCTGGAGCTCGCGGGGCGCGACATCTATGTCCGCGAAGGCTGCTATGTTTGCCACAGCCAGATGATCCGTCCGTTCCGCGACGAGGTCGAGCGCTACGGGCATTACTCGCTCGCCGCGGAGTCGATGTACGACCACCCGTTCCAGTGGGGCTCGAAGCGCACCGGGCCGGACCTCGCCCGCGTCGGCGATCGCTACTCCAACGAATGGCACGTCCAGCACATGATCGAGCCGCGCTCGGTGGTGCCGGAATCGGTGATGCCAAGCTACGCCTTTCTGAAGGAAACGCCGCTCGAGGTGACGAACGTGGCCATGAACCTCAAGGCCAACCTGGCGGTCGGCGTTCCCTACACGGATGAGATGATCGACAACGCGGCCGCGGACCTCAAGGCGCAGGCCGATCCCAATGCCGACACGTCCGGCATCGAGGCGCGCTACCCGAAGGCCAAGCTCGGCGATTTCGACGGTGACGCGCAGAGACTGACGGAGATGGATGCGCTTATTGCCTATCTCCAGATGCTCGGCACGCTCGTCGACTTCTCCACCTACGACGACACCACCGGTTATCGCTAA
- the ccoN gene encoding cytochrome-c oxidase, cbb3-type subunit I produces MKYTFEMIVLGVGAFLALVGAGFAQDRLFGAHMWVLFFVLLGGTIVLLRRIDFRPAVAGRAPPQSEYFDEVVKYGVIATVFWGVVGFLVGVIVALQLAFPDLNIEPWFNFGRMRPLHTSAVIFAFGGNALIATSFYVVQRTSRARLFGGNLGWFVFWGYQLFIVLAATGYLLGITQSREYAEPEWYVDLWLTIVWVAYLIAFLGTILVRREPHIYVANWFYLAFIVTIAMLHIVNNLAVPVSFLGSKSYSAFSGVQDALTQWWYGHNAVGFFLTAGFLAMMYYFIPKQVNRPIYSYRLSIIHFWALIFMYIWAGPHHLHYTALPDWAQTLGMVFSVMLWMPSWGGMINGLMTLSGAWDKIRTDPIVRMMIMAVAFYGMATFEGPMMSIKTVNSLSHYTDWTIGHVHSGALGWNGLITFGAIYYLVPKLWNRERLYSVRMVNWHFWLATLGIVVYAAVMWVAGIQQGLMWREYDDQGFLVYSFAESVAAMFPYYVLRAAGGGLFLAGALLMAFNVTMTILGRVRDEAPILGATPVPQPAE; encoded by the coding sequence ATGAAATATACATTCGAGATGATCGTGCTCGGGGTCGGCGCCTTCCTGGCGCTGGTTGGGGCCGGCTTCGCTCAGGACCGCCTTTTTGGCGCACATATGTGGGTGCTGTTCTTCGTGCTGCTCGGCGGAACGATCGTGCTCCTGCGACGGATCGACTTCCGCCCGGCTGTCGCAGGCAGGGCACCCCCGCAGTCGGAATATTTCGACGAGGTCGTTAAGTACGGCGTGATCGCCACGGTATTCTGGGGCGTCGTCGGCTTCCTGGTCGGCGTCATCGTGGCGCTGCAGCTCGCCTTCCCGGACCTCAACATCGAGCCATGGTTCAATTTCGGCCGCATGCGGCCGCTCCACACCTCGGCCGTCATCTTCGCCTTCGGCGGCAACGCGCTGATCGCCACCTCGTTTTATGTCGTCCAGCGCACCAGCCGTGCACGTCTCTTCGGCGGCAATCTCGGCTGGTTCGTATTCTGGGGCTATCAGCTCTTCATCGTACTGGCGGCAACCGGCTACCTGCTCGGCATCACCCAGAGCCGCGAATACGCCGAGCCTGAATGGTATGTCGATCTCTGGCTGACGATCGTCTGGGTCGCCTATCTCATCGCCTTCCTCGGCACGATCCTCGTGCGCAGGGAGCCGCATATCTACGTGGCGAACTGGTTCTATCTCGCCTTCATCGTCACCATTGCCATGCTGCACATCGTCAACAATCTGGCGGTGCCGGTGTCCTTCCTCGGTTCGAAGAGCTATTCGGCCTTCTCGGGCGTTCAGGATGCGCTGACGCAATGGTGGTACGGGCACAACGCCGTAGGCTTCTTCCTGACGGCCGGCTTCCTGGCGATGATGTACTACTTCATCCCCAAGCAGGTGAACCGCCCGATCTATTCCTACCGGCTGTCGATCATCCACTTCTGGGCGCTGATCTTCATGTACATCTGGGCCGGTCCGCACCACCTCCATTACACCGCGCTGCCCGACTGGGCGCAGACGCTCGGCATGGTCTTCTCCGTGATGCTCTGGATGCCCTCCTGGGGCGGCATGATCAACGGCCTGATGACGCTCTCGGGCGCCTGGGACAAGATCCGCACCGACCCCATCGTGCGCATGATGATCATGGCCGTTGCCTTCTACGGCATGGCGACCTTCGAAGGTCCGATGATGTCGATCAAGACGGTCAACTCGCTCAGCCACTACACCGACTGGACCATCGGCCACGTGCATTCCGGTGCACTCGGCTGGAACGGGCTCATCACCTTCGGCGCGATCTACTATCTCGTCCCGAAGCTGTGGAACCGCGAGCGGCTCTACAGCGTGCGCATGGTCAACTGGCACTTCTGGCTCGCCACCCTCGGTATCGTCGTCTACGCCGCCGTGATGTGGGTCGCCGGTATCCAGCAGGGCCTGATGTGGCGCGAATACGACGACCAGGGCTTCCTCGTCTATTCCTTCGCGGAATCGGTCGCTGCCATGTTCCCGTACTATGTGCTGCGTGCCGCAGGCGGGGGCCTGTTCCTCGCCGGGGCGCTGCTCATGGCCTTCAACGTAACAATGACGATCCTCGGACGCGTGCGCGACGAAGCCCCGATCCTCGGTGCGACGCCGGTGCCGCAGCCTGCGGAATAG
- a CDS encoding hemerythrin domain-containing protein yields the protein MRAKINGRTLSIGTRPPTSGEPPIEPLAWLAGAHHDQLALCDSLEAIADSLPEEINRETCAYAAKVIGPMMRDLHAGEERWVFAWIEQRFADDASVQALLERLKYEHCEDECFAEELTEMLDRLGAADRTVNAETAGYMLRGFFTSVRRHISFEQECLRGILVQHLSGKPTV from the coding sequence ATGAGAGCAAAGATCAACGGCCGAACGCTATCGATCGGGACGCGGCCCCCTACATCAGGAGAACCGCCGATCGAACCGCTGGCCTGGCTGGCTGGCGCACATCATGACCAGCTGGCGCTCTGCGACAGTCTGGAAGCGATTGCCGACAGCCTCCCGGAAGAGATCAACCGCGAGACCTGCGCCTACGCGGCGAAGGTGATCGGACCGATGATGCGGGATCTCCATGCCGGCGAGGAACGGTGGGTTTTTGCCTGGATCGAGCAACGCTTCGCAGACGACGCTTCCGTGCAAGCTCTGCTGGAGCGCCTGAAATACGAGCATTGCGAAGACGAGTGTTTCGCCGAGGAACTGACCGAAATGCTCGATCGCCTGGGCGCGGCCGACAGGACGGTCAATGCCGAGACCGCCGGCTACATGTTGCGCGGCTTCTTCACCAGCGTGCGACGGCACATCAGCTTCGAGCAGGAATGCTTGCGGGGGATCCTCGTCCAGCACCTCAGTGGCAAACCGACGGTCTAA
- a CDS encoding PAS domain-containing protein, whose product MNALIELFWFKYSQLQYAVKVADEHLIGILDRELDPILRAVYDQRATSVEDARLQFHFLIDILRAESGDTSSVLRHSKLLQSLIDRYFAAAGVADLAGLDLDRRARLPSKGLADEGLLNEAILDCLTDRIAVITPDYRYLYTNPANASHLESRPMDLIGRHIVEFIGLQRFEQRVKAYLDRCFGGEVVDYTFAKNVDARTVVVRCRLTPCLSSNGKLIGAILVIQEHADRRRAIAA is encoded by the coding sequence TTGAACGCACTGATTGAGCTGTTCTGGTTCAAGTATTCACAGTTGCAGTATGCCGTAAAAGTGGCGGACGAACATCTGATCGGGATTCTGGATCGTGAGCTTGATCCTATTCTGAGGGCGGTTTACGACCAGAGGGCGACGAGCGTGGAAGACGCCCGTCTGCAGTTTCACTTCCTTATCGACATCTTGCGCGCCGAGTCGGGCGACACGTCCAGCGTTTTGCGCCATTCAAAATTGCTTCAATCGCTGATCGATCGTTATTTCGCGGCGGCGGGAGTGGCGGATCTCGCCGGCCTTGACCTCGACCGCCGGGCGAGATTGCCTAGCAAGGGGCTCGCCGACGAGGGACTGCTCAACGAGGCGATTCTCGACTGCCTCACCGACCGGATCGCCGTCATAACGCCGGACTATCGCTATCTCTACACAAACCCGGCGAATGCGAGCCATCTGGAAAGCAGGCCGATGGACCTCATCGGGCGACATATCGTCGAGTTCATCGGTCTCCAGCGCTTCGAGCAGCGGGTGAAGGCCTATCTCGACCGTTGCTTCGGCGGCGAAGTCGTCGACTACACTTTTGCCAAGAATGTCGATGCGCGCACCGTTGTGGTTCGCTGTCGGCTGACGCCTTGCCTGTCGAGCAACGGCAAGCTGATCGGCGCGATCCTGGTCATCCAGGAACATGCGGACCGGCGCAGGGCGATTGCGGCCTGA
- a CDS encoding AAA family ATPase: MAQGSVEPSDTPSQHRQLTVMFADLVGSTALLEEHGPEAFSDLLRIYHNLCTEATRLQDGTVANYLGDGVISYFGYPRSTEDDPLRAVQAAWTILQNLDQLNRKLAGARLAARIGIATGRVIIHQKPGDHYGENVVGACLNKAARLQVLASANTAIVCAATRKLAGKAFDFEDLGPQDLKGFEQPETVFRLRPRRRKGLSRFEALRGERRTPLIGRDRELALLRQRMARAAGGSGGAAVLVGEPGIGKSRLIDALRHGEAQESVRYLSLQCSPTHQFSSLHPVKDYLDWVSGVNADDPRDVRRDKLRRLFQSAWQTDEEQTAVLMDVVASSGPEQEANADIGILLKRRMAFQILSKKVFSTAVPGHPLLLVFEDVHWIDPTSAEFVENLVRNAANHACTVLSTTRPEGPFAGRLNALGEVVPLERLSDEQSVELAKATGLAAGMDNETLNVIVEKSDGVPLFVEEYASMLAENLGAREKAEGPEERRDVPLTLGGLVQNKLDRLNPHAQRVARIGATVGRVFDLQLVRSLSALGRTTFDKALATLEAADIARRGAGSASQPAASFKHALVQDAIYGSLSTAERRRLHGRVADAMLSDKGGRRINAEVLAEHLLAAGRNRESAEWRLTAAMAAAGEGSAAEALAHITRGLAATELLPAGGERDDLELRLRAIEGPTLMVTRGPGSPAFGAAQARALDLLRGRDKPDNLIPVIYNTALHDWACGRLAEADRVTDEIFAILEAEPSDAAYLGAHTMRGLVAWHRGDNPTALEHLSATVERYDPTLHREFYMRFLKEFGVFGRFYLGLTHTVMGNTAEGAKHAKAALELARLVKRPHAYGFALLANFVTAMLRDDVRSASRYSEESIEFATQQGFPEFVAMSMICQGWAKVKRGAIDSGIHEIEEGSALWAMTGFENWQAYFASILADAYVAVGRLSDARALLDRHDERVARFGEAQFEPLLAKSRATLLSAAGDAEGAAASMRVARDRAVRNKAALWASER; this comes from the coding sequence ATGGCACAAGGGTCCGTGGAGCCGTCCGACACGCCCTCGCAGCACCGGCAACTGACGGTGATGTTCGCCGATCTCGTCGGTTCGACCGCCCTCCTCGAGGAGCACGGGCCGGAGGCATTCAGCGATCTGCTGCGCATCTACCACAACCTCTGCACGGAGGCGACGCGGCTGCAGGACGGCACGGTGGCGAACTATCTGGGTGACGGCGTGATCAGCTACTTCGGCTATCCCCGCAGCACCGAGGACGATCCCTTGCGGGCCGTGCAGGCAGCGTGGACGATCCTGCAGAACCTCGATCAGCTCAATCGCAAACTGGCGGGCGCGCGGCTTGCGGCCCGGATAGGCATTGCGACCGGGCGCGTCATCATTCACCAGAAACCGGGCGATCATTACGGCGAGAACGTCGTCGGCGCCTGCCTGAACAAGGCGGCGCGTTTGCAGGTGCTTGCCTCGGCGAACACGGCGATCGTTTGCGCCGCCACGCGCAAGCTCGCAGGAAAGGCATTCGATTTCGAGGATCTCGGCCCACAGGACCTGAAGGGGTTCGAGCAGCCGGAAACTGTCTTCAGGCTGCGGCCGCGGCGGCGCAAGGGGCTCAGCCGTTTCGAGGCGTTGCGCGGCGAGCGCCGCACGCCACTCATCGGCCGCGACCGAGAACTCGCGCTGTTGCGCCAGAGAATGGCGCGCGCGGCCGGCGGCTCAGGTGGCGCCGCGGTACTCGTCGGCGAACCCGGCATTGGCAAGTCGCGACTGATCGACGCGCTCCGGCACGGCGAGGCACAGGAGAGCGTCCGCTATCTTTCCTTGCAGTGCTCACCCACCCATCAGTTTTCGTCGCTTCATCCGGTGAAGGACTATCTCGACTGGGTGTCCGGCGTGAACGCCGACGATCCGCGCGACGTGCGGCGTGACAAGCTTCGGCGGCTATTCCAATCGGCCTGGCAGACGGACGAGGAGCAGACTGCAGTGCTGATGGACGTCGTGGCGTCGAGCGGTCCGGAACAGGAGGCGAATGCCGATATCGGCATCCTGCTCAAGAGGCGCATGGCCTTCCAGATATTGTCGAAGAAGGTGTTCAGTACGGCGGTGCCCGGGCATCCGCTGCTGCTCGTCTTCGAGGATGTGCACTGGATCGACCCGACATCGGCGGAGTTCGTTGAAAATCTGGTGAGGAACGCCGCAAACCATGCCTGTACGGTGCTCAGCACGACGCGGCCGGAGGGTCCATTCGCCGGTCGATTGAACGCGCTCGGCGAGGTCGTGCCGCTGGAGCGACTGAGCGATGAGCAGTCCGTAGAACTGGCAAAGGCGACCGGCCTTGCTGCCGGCATGGACAATGAAACGCTCAATGTCATCGTCGAAAAGTCGGATGGCGTCCCGCTCTTCGTCGAGGAATATGCCTCGATGCTTGCGGAAAATCTCGGCGCGAGAGAGAAGGCCGAAGGCCCGGAGGAGCGGCGTGACGTACCCTTGACACTCGGGGGGCTTGTGCAGAACAAGCTGGACCGCCTCAATCCCCATGCCCAGAGGGTCGCAAGGATCGGCGCGACTGTCGGACGCGTCTTCGACCTGCAGCTGGTGCGCTCGCTGTCGGCCCTCGGTCGGACGACCTTCGACAAGGCGCTTGCCACCCTCGAAGCCGCCGACATCGCTCGCCGCGGCGCGGGATCTGCCAGTCAGCCGGCCGCGAGCTTCAAGCATGCCTTGGTGCAGGACGCCATATACGGATCGCTGAGCACTGCCGAGCGGCGCCGGCTGCACGGCCGCGTGGCCGATGCAATGCTTTCGGACAAGGGCGGGCGCCGGATCAACGCCGAGGTGCTGGCCGAACACCTGCTTGCTGCGGGGCGCAACCGGGAGTCGGCCGAGTGGCGCCTGACGGCAGCTATGGCCGCGGCCGGGGAAGGCAGCGCGGCGGAGGCGCTGGCGCATATCACCCGCGGTCTGGCAGCGACGGAGCTATTGCCGGCCGGCGGCGAGCGCGACGACCTCGAACTGCGGCTGCGGGCGATCGAAGGTCCGACGCTGATGGTTACCCGCGGTCCGGGTAGCCCAGCCTTCGGCGCCGCCCAGGCCCGCGCGCTGGACCTGCTGCGCGGCCGTGACAAGCCGGACAACCTGATCCCGGTCATCTACAACACCGCCCTGCATGACTGGGCCTGCGGCAGGCTTGCCGAGGCGGACCGGGTAACGGACGAGATTTTCGCGATATTGGAAGCCGAGCCATCGGACGCAGCCTACCTCGGAGCCCACACGATGCGCGGCCTCGTCGCCTGGCATCGCGGCGACAATCCGACGGCACTCGAACACCTGAGCGCCACCGTCGAGCGCTACGACCCGACGCTCCACCGCGAGTTCTACATGCGCTTCCTCAAGGAGTTCGGCGTCTTCGGCCGGTTCTATCTCGGCCTGACACACACCGTCATGGGCAATACCGCCGAGGGCGCGAAGCATGCAAAGGCGGCGCTCGAGCTCGCAAGGCTGGTCAAGCGCCCGCACGCCTACGGGTTCGCGCTGCTTGCCAACTTCGTCACCGCCATGCTGCGCGATGACGTACGCAGTGCGTCGCGCTACAGCGAGGAGAGCATCGAATTCGCGACCCAACAGGGCTTTCCCGAATTTGTCGCCATGTCGATGATCTGCCAGGGCTGGGCCAAGGTGAAACGGGGCGCCATCGACTCGGGGATCCATGAGATTGAGGAAGGCTCCGCCCTCTGGGCGATGACCGGATTCGAGAACTGGCAGGCCTATTTTGCAAGCATACTTGCCGACGCCTATGTGGCGGTCGGGCGTCTGAGCGATGCACGCGCGCTGCTCGACCGCCATGATGAACGGGTGGCGCGTTTTGGAGAGGCTCAGTTCGAGCCGCTGCTTGCAAAATCGCGGGCAACGCTCCTGTCTGCGGCAGGCGACGCCGAGGGCGCGGCTGCCTCCATGCGGGTCGCGCGGGACCGCGCGGTACGCAACAAGGCGGCTCTTTGGGCGAGCGAACGCTGA
- a CDS encoding lipid A biosynthesis lauroyl acyltransferase, giving the protein MVITRLVLAANHFRQWLIAQFVFLLLTVLKLFPPDTAINFMDRVARWIGPKTGRHKLTLTNLRNAFPEKSEAELQKIALDSWGNMGRMAAEYVFLDQLFDFDPFRPEPGRVEVSGIPLFLDLRDNPRPFIVFTAHSGNFEMLPVAGSAFGLEVTVLFRPPNNPYMADKVFEFRKSRMGNLVPSHAGSSFALARQLERGGGVGVLVDQKFRKGLKTKFFGRDVQTNPLLAKLVRQFNCEVYPARCIRLPGGRFRLELEPAITIPRRTDGSVDVNATAQMLNDKVESWVREYPGQWLWYHDRWNIKRSL; this is encoded by the coding sequence ATGGTGATCACACGGCTGGTGCTGGCCGCCAACCATTTTCGGCAATGGCTGATTGCGCAGTTCGTGTTCCTGCTGCTGACGGTGCTGAAGCTCTTTCCGCCGGACACGGCGATCAACTTCATGGACCGCGTCGCCCGCTGGATCGGTCCGAAGACCGGACGTCACAAGCTGACGCTGACCAATCTGCGCAACGCCTTCCCGGAAAAGAGCGAGGCTGAGCTTCAGAAGATCGCGCTCGACAGCTGGGGCAATATGGGCCGAATGGCGGCGGAATACGTCTTTCTCGACCAGCTCTTCGACTTCGATCCGTTTCGGCCGGAGCCGGGCAGGGTGGAGGTCTCCGGCATTCCGCTCTTCCTGGACCTGCGCGACAATCCGCGGCCCTTCATCGTCTTCACCGCCCATAGCGGCAATTTCGAGATGTTGCCTGTTGCGGGCTCGGCCTTCGGGCTGGAGGTCACGGTCCTCTTCCGCCCGCCGAACAATCCCTACATGGCGGACAAGGTGTTTGAGTTCCGCAAGTCGCGGATGGGTAACCTCGTGCCCTCCCACGCCGGTTCCTCCTTCGCGCTCGCCCGTCAGCTCGAACGTGGCGGCGGGGTTGGCGTTCTGGTCGACCAGAAGTTCCGCAAGGGGCTGAAGACGAAGTTCTTCGGTAGGGATGTGCAGACCAATCCGCTGCTTGCCAAGCTCGTCCGCCAGTTCAACTGCGAGGTCTATCCGGCGCGCTGCATCCGTTTGCCCGGCGGCCGATTCCGGCTGGAGCTCGAACCGGCGATTACGATCCCGCGCAGGACGGACGGCAGCGTCGATGTCAATGCGACGGCGCAGATGCTGAACGACAAGGTCGAAAGCTGGGTCCGTGAATATCCAGGCCAATGGCTCTGGTATCACGATCGCTGGAACATCAAGCGCAGTCTTTAA
- a CDS encoding zinc-binding dehydrogenase — MRALQLLDDRKLEITDLPEPETPGPGEVTLRVKAVALNHIDVWGWRGMAFAKRKMPLVIGAEASGVVESIGPGVANVLPGQLVSIYGARTCGLCRPCREGRDNLCEHVGGVHGFHLDGFAQELVNLPARLLVPAPPGVDAVGAALAPVTFGTVEHMLFDNAKLEPGETILVHAGGSGIGTAAIQLAKKIGCTVITTVGSDDKIERAKALGADHVINYRTDRFEGVVRKLTKKKGVDVVFEHVGKDTWAGSMLSMKRGGRLVTCGSTSGVSTDMNLMMLFQQQLKLLGSFGCRMENMANAMQKMGRGLVHPVIDTEVGFSDIDRALERMESRQVFGKIILRMD; from the coding sequence ATGCGCGCCCTGCAACTGCTCGATGACCGCAAGCTTGAAATCACAGACCTCCCGGAGCCGGAAACGCCGGGTCCCGGTGAAGTCACGCTTCGCGTCAAGGCCGTCGCGCTCAACCACATCGACGTCTGGGGCTGGCGCGGCATGGCCTTTGCCAAGCGCAAGATGCCGCTGGTGATCGGCGCGGAAGCGTCGGGCGTGGTCGAGAGCATCGGCCCCGGCGTTGCCAATGTCCTGCCCGGACAGCTCGTTTCGATCTACGGCGCGCGCACCTGCGGGCTCTGCCGCCCCTGCCGCGAGGGGCGCGACAACCTCTGCGAACACGTGGGCGGCGTGCACGGCTTCCACCTCGACGGTTTCGCGCAGGAACTGGTGAACTTGCCGGCGCGTCTTCTCGTCCCAGCGCCTCCGGGCGTCGACGCTGTCGGTGCGGCGCTGGCGCCGGTCACCTTCGGCACGGTCGAGCACATGCTCTTCGACAACGCCAAGCTCGAACCGGGCGAAACGATCCTCGTCCATGCCGGAGGTTCCGGCATCGGCACGGCTGCGATCCAGCTTGCCAAGAAGATCGGCTGCACGGTCATCACCACGGTCGGCTCGGATGACAAGATCGAGAGGGCGAAGGCGCTCGGCGCCGATCATGTCATCAACTACCGCACCGACCGTTTCGAGGGAGTGGTGCGCAAGCTCACCAAGAAGAAGGGCGTCGACGTCGTCTTCGAACATGTCGGCAAGGACACCTGGGCAGGTTCCATGCTGTCGATGAAGCGGGGAGGGCGTCTCGTCACCTGCGGCTCGACCTCCGGCGTTTCCACCGACATGAACCTGATGATGCTCTTCCAGCAGCAGTTGAAGCTGCTCGGCTCCTTCGGCTGCCGCATGGAGAACATGGCGAACGCGATGCAGAAGATGGGCCGCGGGCTCGTGCATCCGGTGATCGATACGGAAGTCGGCTTCAGCGACATCGACCGCGCCCTGGAGCGAATGGAATCGCGTCAGGTATTCGGCAAGATCATCCTGCGGATGGACTGA